The Rhododendron vialii isolate Sample 1 chromosome 5a, ASM3025357v1 genome contains a region encoding:
- the LOC131325155 gene encoding uncharacterized protein At4g33100 — MGIMREQRGSSSSSSTSPCAHLRIAYHNCFNRWYSEKFVKGNWDKQACTSEWKKYRDCLAQHLEDKHLSRFLEAEGVGNFADEADSKSPDSVSKKLGGRREQRGHHTARHLEKLKTQKEKRENTEQDGAFRDGTDFLLLQLESLDVLRIIIPRFLCNRHNFVTFKNL; from the exons ATGGGGATCATGAGAGAGCAGAGAGGCTCTTCGTCTTCGTCGTCGACATCGCCCTGTGCCCATCTCAGAATCGCTTACCACAATTGCTTcaacag GTGGTATTCTGAGAAGTTCGTGAAGGGTAATTGGGATAAGCAGGCATGCACTTCAGAGTGGAAGAAATACAGAGATTGTCTCGCA CAACATTTAGAGGATAAGCATCTGAGTCGCTTCTTAGAAGCCGAAGGGGTTGGCAATTTTGCTGATGAAGCCGATTCTAAGAGCCCAGATAGTGTCTCCAAAAAAc TAGGCGGCAGGAGAGAGCAAAGAGGCCACCATACTGCTAGGCATCTGGAGAAACTGAAGACACAAAAGGAGAAAAGAGAGAATACAGAGCAGGATG GTGCTTTTCGAGATGGAACAGATTTCCTGTTGCTTCAACTAGAGTCATTGGATGTGTTGAGGATTATTATACCGCGGTTTCTTTGTAATCGTCACAATTTTGTGACTTTCAAAAATTTGTAA
- the LOC131325156 gene encoding (S)-coclaurine N-methyltransferase-like, with the protein MEGLIQVPYDATVRVMLASLERNLLPDAVIRRLTRMLLSTRLRSGYKSSSELQLSDLLHFAHSLTESPIAVKTEKAKTQHYELPTSFFKLVLGKHLKYSCCYFAGTSNTLEEAEKAMLELYCERAQLKDGHSVLDIGCGWGSLCLYVAQKYRNCKVTGICNSTTQKTYIEEQSRDLQLQNLDVIVADISTFDMDATYDRIFSIEMFEHMKNYKDLLKKISKWMEPDSLLFVHHFCHKVFAYHFEDVNEDDWITRYFFTGGTMPSANLLLYFQDDVSVVNHWLVNGKHYAKTSEEWLKRMDKNLSSIKPIMEATYGKDSAIKWTVYWRTFFIAVAELFGYNDGEEWMVALFLFKKK; encoded by the exons atggaggGCTTAATTCAGGTACCATATGATGCAACAGTACGCGTAATGCTAGCTTCGCTGGAGCGTAACCTACTTCCGGACGCAGTGATAAGGAGGCTCACTCGCATGCTACTATCCACTCGTCTCCGTTCTGGTTACAAATCTTCATCCGAGCTTCAACTCTCTGACCTCCTCCATTTTGCTcact CTTTGACAGAAAGCCCTATAGCCGTCAAGACTGAGAAGGCAAAAACTCAACATTATGAGTTGCCTACCTCTTTCTTCAAACTCGTTCTCGGAAAGCATCTCAAATACAG CTGTTGTTACTTTGCTGGTACATCAAACACCTTAGAGGAAGCTGAAAAAGCGATGTTAGAGTTGTACTGTGAGAGGGCACAGCTGAAAGACGGTCACTCCGTTCTTGATATTGGTTGTGGGTGGGGATCGCTCTGTCTGTACGTTGCACAGAAGTACAGAAATTGCAAGGTTACAGGGATTTGCAACTCAACAACGCAGAAAACATACATTGAGGAGCAATCTCG ggATCTTCAGCTGCAGAATTTGGATGTCATCGTAGCAGATATTAGCACATTTGATATGGATGCAACCTATGACCGGATATTCTCCATTGAAATGTTTGAG CATATGAAGAACTACAAGGATCTCCTTAAGAAGATATCCAAGTGGATGGAACCAGATAGTCTTCTTTTTGTACATCATTTCTGCCATAAAGTCTTTGCTTATCACTTCGAG GATGTCAATGAAGATGACTGGATTACTAGGTACTTCTTCACTGGAGGAACAATGCCTTCAGCAAATCTACTTCTTTATTTTCAG GATGATGTTTCTGTTGTCAATCATTGGCTTGTGAATGGGAAGCATTATGCAAAAACAAG CGAAGAATGGCTCAAGAGGATGGATAAAAACTTGAGCTCCATTAAGCCAATAATGGAGGCCACTTACGGCAAGGATTCTGCTATTAAGTGGACAGTCTATTGGAGAACATTCTTCATAGCAGTTGCAGAACTCTTTGGGTACAACGATGGGGAAGAATGGATGGTTGCTTTGTTCCTTTTCAAGAAGAAATGA